TGGGCCTCGCGATCGCCCGGCAGCTCGTGGAGCTGCACGGCGGCGGCATCAAGGCGGAGAGCCCGGGTGAAGGGCAGGGCGCCACGATGACGGTAATCCTGCCGCTCGCCCACCGATCGGATGGTCAGCCCGCCGGGCCGAGCGCGCGGCACGAGCCCTCCGAGCTGACGTCGATTCTCGCCGGCGTCCGCGTGCTGTTCGTCGATGACGACGGCGACGCGCGCGAGGCCTGCGCGATGAGCCTCGGGTGGGCCGGCGCGAAGGTGGCCACGGCGGCCTCGGTGCCCGAGGCCATGCATGCGCTCGAGCACGAGTGGCCCGACGTGCTCGTGTCCGACATCGGCATGCCGGGCGAGGACGGGCTGAGCCTGATCGGCCGCGTCCGTCGCGTGGAGCTGGCGCGCGGCGTCGGCGTGCCGCTTCCCGCGGTAGCGCTCACCGCCTACGCGAGCGACGAGGACGCGGTGCGGATCCTCGCCGCGGGCTACCACGTCCACGTCAAGAAGCCCATCGAGCCCTTCGCCCTCGTGGACATCCTCGCCGACGTGCTCGATCGCCGCGCGGGCGTGCCGCCGTTGCCGGGCTCAGCCGCGCCGCGAGCCCGCGAGCACGAGAACGATCCCGCCAACTAGCGCGGCGCCGCCCAGCACGGGCGAGAGCGGGATCGTCTTCTTCTTCTCGACGCTGGCCTTCAGCGGTCCGATGTCCACCACCTTCTCCCGCGTGGTGTAGGTGATGCCCTCGTAGCCCAGCGCCACCACGCCGAGGACGATGAGCACGATGCCGATGATCATGCTGGCCTTCATCCGTCACACCTCCATGGGTTGTCCAACGGTACTCACGGGGCTGCAAGAGCAGTGCCGACCGGGTCGATATTCCCGACGCGCGCTCCTTTCGCGCAGACCACTCCGGCGGCGAAGTCCCGTCACATCAGCCGTTTGTGTCGCGTCATCCGAGCGGCATGTCCCTTGCTCCCCTTTCGGGCGAAGGCACGAGGCAAAGTCCGAAAGGAGGAACTTAATGAACCGCGACGTTCTTTCCGGCAAGTGGAAGCAGCTCAAGGGCAGTGTCAAGGAGCAGTGGGGCAAGCTCACCGACGACGATCTCGACGTGGCGGCCGGCCGCTACGACAAGCTCACCGGTGTCCTGCAGGAGCGGTACGGCTGGGCCAAGGATCGCGCGGAGCGCGAGCTCGATCAGTTCCTGGATCGCACGCCGGATCCGGAGATGGAGTCCACGCGGCGCGTGCGCT
This window of the Candidatus Methylomirabilota bacterium genome carries:
- a CDS encoding DUF3185 domain-containing protein, encoding MKASMIIGIVLIVLGVVALGYEGITYTTREKVVDIGPLKASVEKKKTIPLSPVLGGAALVGGIVLVLAGSRRG
- a CDS encoding CsbD family protein, with amino-acid sequence MNRDVLSGKWKQLKGSVKEQWGKLTDDDLDVAAGRYDKLTGVLQERYGWAKDRAERELDQFLDRTPDPEMESTRRVR